Below is a window of Jonesiaceae bacterium BS-20 DNA.
ACCCAATGAAGTGTTCCATTGCACCGGCGCTATTACTTGATCCTCACCGCCAAATTTTTCAGGTAGCAGCGCCAGCCCCATAACCTTCATGGGATTATCGATCGGCGGGATGTAGCGCACCCAACACGCGTCATAGACTCCGTGATTACTGATTGCTAGAGCGCCACTCGACAGCGCGGTGTCTCGTCCGTCATCAGGCGACAGGTACGTTCCAAGCACGGGAACTGGATCTGGCTTACCCACCACAGCAAGTGCCGCGGGTAGTGCCACTAGGCCTAGAGAATCTGCTAGGTCGACGTCGAGAATAATCCCTTGGCTCGTCGGATCGTTTTGTTCCGCCCCGACGAGTTGAATAAACCCGGGGGTCACTTCAGATACTGCGATTGGTAGCCCCCGCAGGAGGGCGAAGGTAAGGTCGGTGGCCTGCCTACTCGCGCCGGCGGCAAGTACTCCGGGCATGTGGCTAATCTGGTCGCAGGCTTGGGAATCAATACGGCCAGGTAGATCCACCCGGTAGACGGAGGCACCGGCAGTTTGGTAGTTGGCGGCCTCTTGGGAAACCCCGACCACCATGCGTGTTGCGATTGTTCCAAGTATCCCCGCCACGAATATGAACACAATCAGGCTTGTAAGGGCTCGGCTGGTTCCGGCTCCATGATTTCTCGCCCCCTCCCGCAGTACCTCAAGTGCGCGCATGTTTCGGTTCAATGCGTTTCACCCAACAGAGGTAGCCGGTGCGCCACGGGTTGATCAATCAACTCAAGAGTCAAGAGGTCAAGGACCTTAGTGCAGGAGTTACTGACACGTTGGTCGTGTGTTGCTACGAATACGATTGCAGATTGTGCACCAAGCCGCGCGATAGATTTGCTGACCACGTCCCCTGAATGAGCGTCCAGTTGGGCAGTTGGCTCATCTACAAGCAGTAATTGGGGATCCCCCATAAGGGCACGGGCCAGGAGCATGCGTTGGCGCTCACCGCCGGAAAGCCGACCATACAGTGTGTGGGCAACACTGGTTAGTTGGAACTTCTCAAGGAATTGCATTGCCTGCTCGTTTGCAACTTTGCGGCGAGCACCCTGGCTGATCTTTGGGTAAGCAACGTGATCAAGTGCGGTTCTGCCCGCAACACCGTGCGGGTTTTGTGTAACAAGTGTGAGCCGGTCAATCCCCTGTCTGGTCAATGTGCCACCGGTGGGCTCGAGCCATCCGGCCAATAGCGACAGTAGGGTCGACTTACCAGCACCTGATGGGCCTACCAAGCCAATGACATCCCCGGGAACGGCTGTAAAGCTTAGGTCGGTGAATAGTGGCTCTCGCTGGGCAAACGCATGAGTGAGCCCTTGGGCAACTATCC
It encodes the following:
- a CDS encoding ATP-binding cassette domain-containing protein; the encoded protein is MRIVAQGLTHAFAQREPLFTDLSFTAVPGDVIGLVGPSGAGKSTLLSLLAGWLEPTGGTLTRQGIDRLTLVTQNPHGVAGRTALDHVAYPKISQGARRKVANEQAMQFLEKFQLTSVAHTLYGRLSGGERQRMLLARALMGDPQLLLVDEPTAQLDAHSGDVVSKSIARLGAQSAIVFVATHDQRVSNSCTKVLDLLTLELIDQPVAHRLPLLGETH